The genomic interval TTCGACACGTCCACGGCCTCGGGACGGCTACTGTTCCATATTCTCGCCTCCGTGGCCGAAATGGAGCGCGAGTTGATAAAGGAGCGGACAATCGCCGGTTTGGCTGCGGCTCGGAAGAAGGGTGTTATCGGCAGTGGCCGGAAATCGGCGCTGACGCCGGACAAGGTAGATACGGCACGCAAGCTGCTGGCGGCGGGGGACAAGCCCGCCAAGGTCGCGAAGGTGCTACAAGTCGGCCTCTCGACCTTTTACCGTCATTTTCCGGCGAGTGAGAGGGCAGACAAGGCGGATGCAGGGTGACAGTTACCTCTGACAGAACCGTGCCAATCAGCACTGATATCTACATACCGACCGGCTTGACGTCCTAACCGTCAGTTGGCGGGGTGGGACGTACTGGTCTTGGGAGGCCACGAAGGCGACGCTGGCGATTTTGGCGCGACGCTTCCTTGACGGCCTGAGGGTCATCCAAATCAATCATGCTGCTGGTCCTCGGGAAAGGCCGGCGCGCGAGCTGCGCCTAATATCCTGTTCCGAGCCGGAAGGCGTTGCGGGTCTGCTTTCGCCGAAATGGTCAGTTGCCTGCCGCTTCATATATCCTCTAAGCTGGATATATGGAAAATCAGCCGGCTATCTCCGCATTGGGCGCGCTCGCGCAAAGCACGCGGCTCGATGTGTTCCGCCTGCTGGTGCGACACGAACCTGACGGCCTCGCCGCTGGTGAAGTCGCCCGCCAGCTCGACGTGCCGCAAAACACCATGTCGGCGCACCTTGCGATTCTCGCGCGCGCCGGGCTGGTCCGTTCCGAGCGGCATAGCCGTTCGATCATCTACCGCGCCGATCTGGACGGCCTGCGCGGGCTGATGCTGTTCCTCGTCAAAGACTGCTGCGCCGGTTCGCCCGAGCTGTGCGCGCCGCTGCTGGCCGAACTTACCCCCTGCTGCTGAAAGGACGCCCTGTGGCCGTCGATATCGTGATCTATCACAACCCCGAGTGCGGCACGTCGCGCAACACGCTGGCGATGATCCGCAATGCCGGCATCGAGCCGCATGTGGTCGAATATCTGAAAACGCCGCCCTCGCGCGCGCTGCTGGTCGAGCTGATCGATCGCGCCGGGATCACGCCCCGCGATCTGCTGCGTGAGAAAGGCACGCCCTATGCGGAGTTGGGCCTAGCCGACACGTCGCTATCCGACGACGCGCTGGTGGACGCGATGATGGCGCATCCGGTCCTCATCAACCGGCCGCTGGTCGTCTCGCCGCTCGGCGTGAAGCTATGCCGACCTTCGGAAGTGGTCCTCGATCTGCTGCCCGAGCCGCAACAGGGTGCGTTTGCCAAAGAAGACGGCGAAAAGGTCGTGGATGCCTCGGGTCAGCGCATCGTCTGATGCTGCTCGCGCTCGCTATCTTCGTC from Sphingomonas taxi carries:
- a CDS encoding ArsR/SmtB family transcription factor — encoded protein: MENQPAISALGALAQSTRLDVFRLLVRHEPDGLAAGEVARQLDVPQNTMSAHLAILARAGLVRSERHSRSIIYRADLDGLRGLMLFLVKDCCAGSPELCAPLLAELTPCC
- a CDS encoding recombinase family protein; the encoded protein is MLIGYARVSTADQDLALQTDALNKAGCEKLFTDKASGAKADRPGLAEALRFARAGDCIVVWKLDRLGRSIQGLITLAADLSARKIDFRSLTDGFDTSTASGRLLFHILASVAEMERELIKERTIAGLAAARKKGVIGSGRKSALTPDKVDTARKLLAAGDKPAKVAKVLQVGLSTFYRHFPASERADKADAG
- the arsC gene encoding arsenate reductase (glutaredoxin) (This arsenate reductase requires both glutathione and glutaredoxin to convert arsenate to arsenite, after which the efflux transporter formed by ArsA and ArsB can extrude the arsenite from the cell, providing resistance.), which translates into the protein MAVDIVIYHNPECGTSRNTLAMIRNAGIEPHVVEYLKTPPSRALLVELIDRAGITPRDLLREKGTPYAELGLADTSLSDDALVDAMMAHPVLINRPLVVSPLGVKLCRPSEVVLDLLPEPQQGAFAKEDGEKVVDASGQRIV